One window from the genome of Nicotiana tomentosiformis chromosome 5, ASM39032v3, whole genome shotgun sequence encodes:
- the LOC104085754 gene encoding cytochrome P450 71AU50-like produces MAFIWATLIVGLLVYAFYELLNIQKRKRLPPGPKGLPILGHLHLLGKNPHQDLQKLANKHGPIMYMRLGLVPAIVASSADAAEKVLKTNDHIFASRPHHEASQYMAYGQKNFIFAKYGPYWRNMRKLCTVHLLSSHKINSFQSTRNQQVQLLIDSLKREAHDRVVVDLSAKITSLNANLTCLMVFGKKYMDEDLDKRGFKAVVQDVLHLAATPNLGDFFPFLGVIDLQGLTRKLKDLSKVFDEFLEKIIDEHLQSHDQKQTNDFVDTMMEIMQSGEAEFQFDRQHIKAIPFCHTNISSRNHKS; encoded by the coding sequence ATGGCTTTTATATGGGCAACTCTAATTGTTGGTCTATTAGTATATGCCTTTTACGAGCTGCTAAACATTCAGAAGAGAAAAAGGCTTCCTCCAGGTCCAAAAGGGCTTCCCATTTTAGGACATCTTCATTTGTTAGGTAAAAATCCACACCAAGATTTACAAAAACTAGCCAACAAACATGGTCCTATTATGTATATGCGATTGGGACTAGTACCTGCAATCGTTGCCTCGTCTGCTGATGCAGCCGAGAAAGTCCTCAAGACAAATGATCACATCTTTGCTAGTAGGCCGCACCACGAGGCATCTCAGTATATGGCTTATGGCCAGAAGAATTTCATTTTTGCGAAGTATGGACCATATTGGCGTAACATGCGCAAATTGTGCACCGTGCACCTTTTGAGTAGTCATAAGATCAATTCATTTCAGTCCACGAGAAATCAACAAGTTCAACTTCTGATTGATTCACTGAAAAGGGAAGCTCATGATCGCGTTGTTGTTGATCTTAGTGCAAAGATTACGTCCTTGAATGCCAACTTGACTTGCCTAATGGTATTTGGAAAGAAGTACATGGATGAGGACTTGGATAAAAGGGGATTCAAAGCTGTAGTCCAAGATGTTTTGCATTTAGCTGCAACACCAAATCTTGGAGATTTTTTCCCCTTTCTTGGTGTTATTGATCTCCAAGGACTCACTCGCAAGCTCAAAGATCTTTCAAAGGTGTTTGATGAGTTTCTTGAGAAGATTATTGATGAACATCTTCAGTCTCATGACCAGAAACAAACCAATGATTTTGTCGACACAATGATGGAGATTATGCAATCAGGAGAAGCAGAGTTTCAGTTTGACCGTCAACATATAAAAGCTATCCCATTTTGTCATACAAATATAAGCTCAAGAAATCACAAATCTTAA
- the LOC138892972 gene encoding cytochrome P450 71AU50-like translates to MLMAAMDTSATSVEWILTELLRHPNVMKKLQKELEEVVGIEKIVKEPDLENLKYLDMVAKEGLRLHSVVPLMHHEAMEECVVNGFHIQKGSRIMINCYAVQRDPNVWPEPEKFFPERFVGSSIDIRRRDFQLLPFGSGRRSCPGMQLGVTIIRLVVAQLVHCFDWEISNGMQPLDLEIDEQFGLVTCKEKPLMAIPTYRLKE, encoded by the coding sequence ATGCTTATGGCTGCAATGGACACTTCAGCAACATCAGTAGAATGGATATTGACAGAGCTTCTTAGGCACCCTAATGTGATGAAGAAACTCCAAAAAGAGTTAGAAGAAGTGGTAGGAATTGAAAAGATAGTAAAAGAACCAGACTTGGAGAATTTGAAGTACTTAGATATGGTTGCAAAAGAGGGCCTGAGGCTGCATTCCGTAGTGCCACTAATGCATCACGAGGCCATGGAAGAATGTGTCGTCAATGGCTTCCACATACAAAAGGGATCTAGAATCATGATTAATTGTTATGCAGTTCAGAGGGATCCAAATGTTTGGCCTGAGCCTGAGAAGTTTTTCCCTGAGAGATTTGTTGGGAGCAGCATAGATATTCGTCGACGTGATTTTCAACTTTTACCATTTGGCTCTGGTAGAAGAAGCTGCCCCGGAATGCAGTTGGGGGTTACCATTATTCGCCTTGTGGTTGCACAATTGGTGCATTGCTTTGATTGGGAGATTTCAAATGGCATGCAGCCTCTTGATTTAGAAATTGACGAGCAGTTTGGGTTAGTAACATGCAAAGAAAAGCCTTTGATGGCTATTCCTACTTATAGACTAAAGGAATGA